In Candidatus Zixiibacteriota bacterium, the genomic window CGTATTATCTCTATTTATCCGGGACACTTTCGCAGTTGGGGCAATTCAAAGAATCCAACGACGTTCTTTTCAGAAGTATTCAGCTGTTCGGGCCGAGGGCCGAATCTTTTGCCAATATCGCGGTCAATTATATCAGTCTGAAAGAATTGGATAAAGCCGAGGAATTCATGCGAAAGAGCCTGGCGGTAAATCCCAATAATGTCCCTATCTGGATTAATCTGGCCAATCTCCTCTCCGAACGGAAAGATATGAACAAGAAAAAGGAAGCCTTGCAGATTTATAAAAAATACCTCAAAGAGACTCCCAAGGCATATAAACTCGATTCTCTAATAATAGTCCTGGAGAAAGAAATACGGGGCGGCTGAGTAATTTTTTCATATATTGGAGAAAAGGAATCCTTCCGGGATACGGCAGGATTTTCCGTATCGCGGCATAAGGATAATGCCGTAATACGGATTGTCGATGAATTGACAACTTGCTTTTTAAAGGGATTTTGATTCTGACCTAATGGCAGAAGCAGACAGACAGCACGACGGGGCCGATACCCGTCAGATTTCGCAAGGGCTTAATTCATCCGCCGGGAAAAACAAAGGCGACAGGAAAAGGCTGATGGAGAATTTTCTCTCTCTGAGCTTGCTTCAGGGAGCCCGCCATATTCCGCCCCTCATAAACGTTCCCTATGCAGTCCGGGTGCTGAATCCGGGAAAATTCGGGACAGCGACCATTACCCAGTTTTTTGTCCCGCAGATTAATCTTTTCCTGTCCATGATATTACTTTCCGAGACTCTGATTTTTATCATACAGGAATACAATCCGATGCCATTAGGCGCCGAATGGCAGAAAGCTCTAAATCATGGGAAGTTATAACCTTCTTCTGGGTATCGCCCTGGATTCTCCCAATCGAGGTGTTAATGCGTTGGGGATAGGCGCCATCACATTATTGGTAAGGTCATTTCGGGAAATTCCAATCCGGGTGGCGCAGCTGTCATCCTCAAAGAAGGTACATTATGCAGAGGTTATGATCGATGGCAGCCCAATGGAAGTGACCATCCATGCCTATTCAAAGTATGCACTTATCCGTGCCCTTATGGCGCTGACCCTAAAGAGGATTCTGGGGCATCAACCGCGCTCCCCATTAGCACGACTTATTCTCGACGCTGAGAGAGTCTTTGCCGCTAACGAGGGTGATAGTTTCAGTGACATTTACGGCTTCAGAAGACTATTCAGCCAGGTACTCTGCGTAGCTGCCGTCCTTCTGGCCGGAAGGAATCTCACTTTCCTTCCCCAGACAATCGGCCCATTCAGCACTCGCGCGGGGCGAATTATCGGGAAATATATTATTAAACGAGTCGACCGTATCTATGTCCGCGGTATTAAGAGTGCGGATCTTCTTGATGAATGGCAATGCTCTTATAAGAAAGCTGCCGATGTTTCAATTTATATTGATCCAAAAGAAACCGCTTATGCTCTCTCACCGCATACTGTCGGAATCAATGTCAACGGGCTGCTCTACTATCGTCTTTATGGTCCGGCTGAAAAAGGTTTCGAGCATTACGGGGAGTTATTAAAGAACCTGATTAAGAAATTTATCAAACTTGAACATAACGTACTTCTCATACCTCACACATACAGCACGATCGGCTGGATTGGGGAAGATGATCTGCGTGCCATAAAGGAGATTGCGGCCGCCCTGGGAAGCGGCAGTGTTTCCTGCCTCAATCAGGAATGGGATGCACAGGAATTGAAAGGAATAATCGGCCAGACCGACTTTTTTGTCGGATCACGCATGCATGCATGTCTGGCCGGGCTGTCACGTTCCGTGCCGACAGTGGGGCTGGCTTACAGTTACAAGTTCGAAGGCACGTTTGATATGTTCGGGCAAAAGGATTGTGCCTTAAATATCCGTGGGTTATCGCCTGGGAAAATCGATGACACCATAGCCGCCATAATCAATATATTTGATCGAAGAAAGATTATTCACGAAGAGCTGATTCGCTACAACAGCCATCGTGAGAATTTAATTTTGGATTAGCGATGTCTATCTCCAGAGAAATGGACAAAATAGCCAAAGGGGATCTTTGCTGCGGATGCGGGCTGTGCCGTTCGCTGGCCGGAGATGATTATATCGAAATAGCAATCGATGAGTCCGGATTCCTGCGTCCCCGCCTAAGAAAGCCCCTTGATTCTGATACGGCTGGCCTGATTGCCCGGGTTTGCCCGGGTCTGACAGTATCCCACGAAATCAAGACGACTCTTTATGATCCCCTCTGGGGAACAATCCGCTCCCTTCGTGTCGGATATGCCTCCCAGCCGGAAATCCGTTTCCGTGCTTCATCCGGCGGTGCTATCACAGCCATTCTTATCCATTTATTGGAGTCAAAATATATTAATTCCGTGCTGCATGTCGGTGCATCCGAAACTGATCCCATCGCGAATGTCACCAGCATATCGGAAACCTATGATGATGTCATTGTCAATTGCGGTTCCCGCTATGCGCCATCGGCTCTTCTGGCAAACCTCCGAGAGTATCTGGAACTACCTGGGCAATTGGCTATTGTCGGTAAACCATGTGATATCTCGGCACTCCGCCTTTTTTCACGCCATGAACCTTTGATCGACAAGAAGATCAAGTGCATGATCTCATTTTTCTGCGCGGGCGTGCCGAGCCTGAAGGGGGCAATCGAAATACTGAAGGCAATGGGAGTTTCTAAGAAGCAGTTGCGTAGATTCACATATCGGGGAAATGGTTGGCCGGGACGGGCCCGGGCGGAACTCGATGACGGTACCTCTCGCGAATTGACTTATGAGCAATCCTGGGGAAGTATATTAAATCGATATCTCCAGACCCGATGCAAGATCTGCCCGGACGGCACCGGCGAATTTGCCGATATCACATGCGGCGACGCCTGGAATATCAGGAACGGTCGTCCCGATTTTGAAGAAAACGAAGGCCGCAGCCTGATTCTCGCCAGAACCGACATGGGCGAAAATCTTGTCACCGAGTGTATCAAGAAAGGCGTGCTGATTGCCTCAGAATATGACAGGAACGATCTTGTAAAGATTCAGCCCTTTCATGCGATGCGAAAAAGGCTTGTCCGGTCGCGCCTTCTCGCCATGGAAACGCTCTTCCTCCCAGTGCCGCGGTACTCCGGTCTGGGACTGGGCAATATCAAACCATCGGCGGGGATCATTTTAAACACGCGGAGCTTTTTGGGAATGTTCCGACGCTCATTGCAGCTTCGATATGGTAAAAAGAGAAACCTGTAATCGGTATTATCGCAAGTGATAGCTCTCAATCCTAAGGTCTATATTATAGTTCTGAACTATGGCCGTTGGAATGACACTATCGAGTGCCTGGAAAGTCTTCTGCGGCTGAATCATGATAACTATGAGATTATTCTGATTGATAATGCTTCCCCGGACAACTCGATAGAGAAGTTCCGCCTCTGG contains:
- a CDS encoding Coenzyme F420 hydrogenase/dehydrogenase, beta subunit C-terminal domain — protein: MSISREMDKIAKGDLCCGCGLCRSLAGDDYIEIAIDESGFLRPRLRKPLDSDTAGLIARVCPGLTVSHEIKTTLYDPLWGTIRSLRVGYASQPEIRFRASSGGAITAILIHLLESKYINSVLHVGASETDPIANVTSISETYDDVIVNCGSRYAPSALLANLREYLELPGQLAIVGKPCDISALRLFSRHEPLIDKKIKCMISFFCAGVPSLKGAIEILKAMGVSKKQLRRFTYRGNGWPGRARAELDDGTSRELTYEQSWGSILNRYLQTRCKICPDGTGEFADITCGDAWNIRNGRPDFEENEGRSLILARTDMGENLVTECIKKGVLIASEYDRNDLVKIQPFHAMRKRLVRSRLLAMETLFLPVPRYSGLGLGNIKPSAGIILNTRSFLGMFRRSLQLRYGKKRNL
- a CDS encoding polysaccharide pyruvyl transferase family protein, with product MGSYNLLLGIALDSPNRGVNALGIGAITLLVRSFREIPIRVAQLSSSKKVHYAEVMIDGSPMEVTIHAYSKYALIRALMALTLKRILGHQPRSPLARLILDAERVFAANEGDSFSDIYGFRRLFSQVLCVAAVLLAGRNLTFLPQTIGPFSTRAGRIIGKYIIKRVDRIYVRGIKSADLLDEWQCSYKKAADVSIYIDPKETAYALSPHTVGINVNGLLYYRLYGPAEKGFEHYGELLKNLIKKFIKLEHNVLLIPHTYSTIGWIGEDDLRAIKEIAAALGSGSVSCLNQEWDAQELKGIIGQTDFFVGSRMHACLAGLSRSVPTVGLAYSYKFEGTFDMFGQKDCALNIRGLSPGKIDDTIAAIINIFDRRKIIHEELIRYNSHRENLILD